Proteins from one Cydia fagiglandana chromosome 13, ilCydFagi1.1, whole genome shotgun sequence genomic window:
- the LOC134670064 gene encoding mitochondrial import receptor subunit TOM22 homolog isoform X1, with protein MLMELTDELEQSDSGMESLTASKDDTPERKPEDNFSLPVLGSSPELGGALKEYDDEPDETLSERLWGLTEMFPQYVRNGTYTLTTKTLSGAKAFYGWSRSLVWIVASSSVILFAPVIFEVERAQVEEMQKSQQKQVLLGTNTALSGPMPNMPPMPR; from the exons ATGCTTATGGAATTGACCGATGAACTGGAGCAGAGTGATAGCGGTATGGAGTCTCTGACAGCGAGTAAAGATGATACCCCTGAGCGTAAGCCTGAAGATAATTTCAGCCTGCCCGTG CTAGGATCTTCGCCAGAATTAGGAGGGGCATTGAAGGAATATGATGAT gaaCCAGATGAGACCCTATCTGAACGACTATGGGGACTGACTGAAATGTTTCCACAATATGTCAGAAATGGGACATACACCTTAACTACCAAGACATT GTCCGGAGCTAAAGCATTCTATGGTTGGTCCCGTTCACTGGTGTGGATTGTTGCCAGCTCGTCTGTAATACTATTTGCACCCGTCATTTTTGAAGTGGAGAGAGCTCAAGTAGAGGAGATGCAAAAGTCTCAACAGAAACAA gtGTTACTGGGAACCAATACTGCCTTATCAGGGCCTATGCCAAATATGCCACCGATGCCGCGATAA
- the LOC134670064 gene encoding mitochondrial import receptor subunit TOM22 homolog isoform X2 encodes MSIERPCACSSPTICLAQKSKQLATLGSSPELGGALKEYDDEPDETLSERLWGLTEMFPQYVRNGTYTLTTKTLSGAKAFYGWSRSLVWIVASSSVILFAPVIFEVERAQVEEMQKSQQKQVLLGTNTALSGPMPNMPPMPR; translated from the exons ATGTCTATCGAGCGTCCTTGTGCCTGTAGCTCTCCCACGATATGTTTAGcgcaaaaatcaaaacaattaGCAACG CTAGGATCTTCGCCAGAATTAGGAGGGGCATTGAAGGAATATGATGAT gaaCCAGATGAGACCCTATCTGAACGACTATGGGGACTGACTGAAATGTTTCCACAATATGTCAGAAATGGGACATACACCTTAACTACCAAGACATT GTCCGGAGCTAAAGCATTCTATGGTTGGTCCCGTTCACTGGTGTGGATTGTTGCCAGCTCGTCTGTAATACTATTTGCACCCGTCATTTTTGAAGTGGAGAGAGCTCAAGTAGAGGAGATGCAAAAGTCTCAACAGAAACAA gtGTTACTGGGAACCAATACTGCCTTATCAGGGCCTATGCCAAATATGCCACCGATGCCGCGATAA